The genomic segment TTAGTGCTTTTATTCTCATGGCATGGCAACACGGTCAGTCCATAatagactagaaaaaaaaaatcgagtccGGACATTGATAGCTACAGTTAAATGATTTAGAAGGAAGATAATAGGTTGGTACTCATGAATTTGGTTGAATAAACTTGAATTAGCTGGCTAAATTTACAATTCACATaatgaaattaagataattttatagaaaataaaataaaaatttaatcttaaaaaataaccagAAAAAATACTTGTCTCACTCAAGTAACCTATTAAACTAGTGACCTAAGTCATGGAACCATGAtaaattcttagaaaaaaatgaagaaaataataaaattcaatttcaaacaaaccCAATGTTAacagatgaaattgaaaaaaaaatcagtgtaaaaaaaaatcgatatcAACTTGAGTTAACATTTTAAACTCATTTGGGTCATGATACTAGGATCACCTTATTGAAAGAAACTACGAAGcctaatttttaaccagctcaatgttaaataataaaattaaaaaaaaaataattttaaagcaagaaaattagaaatcaaaagaataaggatgaaatttaaaataaaaacaaaatggcaagataaatttgtttatgttgaaggatgaaattgaaaaaaaaatcaatattaaagaaGGAACtaaagcaaaaaattaaaatcaaaataataaaattgaaatttaaaataaaaacaaaatgacatgCCAAATTTATTGTTTGACATACTAGTGTGAATCAcaaggagaggagagagagagaaaaaaaaagaggccaCCACACACCAATAAAAAGATCTCATCACGCCGCTTCTGACATAATTATGGATGGTAGTTTAACACCATTTAGCCTTCATATGCACTATCCAATTTGCACTATACATTTATCTTAaccctttatatttttctcatattttactttgatccattaacatttaattaatttacatcaaaagaattttattttattttttcaaattaaacatcAATCAAGTAccataattttcttttgacatTGCGAGAACCCATATCCAtgcaacaaaaacaaactacaaTGTtagatcaagaaaagaaaattcaatgttaaagaatcaaattagattaaaaaaagttaagtaactgaaaaaaataaatcatgcaaATAAGTCCGTGATGTTGGCAAACAAAAGggactaaatatttttttaatctttaattttgatcttaaatctctaattcttttaaattaataaaattgaatttgactATCTCAAATCAAGCATCAATTAagtgatataatattttttttaatattacgaGATCTTGATATGCAAGCATAAGATAACTCACAAAGATGAACCCTCCATCGATACAATGTTAAATGTAAAAAACTTAGGGACCAATAAAAGAGCTGTCACTATGTGAATCTAAAGAAAGCTCTTACGGGATATATAGTAAATGACTTATGCCtcttagttttagtttttatttttaaatactatcATTACTAATACGTTCTTTTTAACATCAAACCATTTAGAATAATAAGGGAGGGCTTTTTTGGTCCAGCTAAATAATCgtggtacttttttttttttctcagtaaAGCCAACAAGTGTTCACAATTCATGTGTTTAATAAAAACGACACCTCAGTGTTTATGAATATTTCAATTTTCTAATtagataatgaaaaaataaataatgataacaaatggactaaataaaaaaactaatcacaATAACctggaaaaaagaaattttgttcaaaagaaaaaaaaacaaagtaactCAATTTCTAGACAATTGaatatagaataataaaattaggtaaaaaaaaagataaaaaaacccgGCTCAAGTAAACCCgagttagcatgacaaactATAACCATAGTAATAACGATTTAGCCAACCTTACTTAATCCACCAAACCTGTGATCTAAGtaatgagatcaagataacccgatagaaaaaaaaacaaataaatctcaaaacccattttttttttcataaaaaacaatgttgaatgataaagtCAGCAtaggaaataagaaaaaaaaagaaattgatataaATCTGTGTTAGTTTTTCAAATCCGTGACTCAAGTCATTAGatcaaaaatatcttatttataaaaatcacgaaacctaatttccaatcaatcaaatataaaaaaaataaaattgaaaatatatattcaattatacaaaaggattcaaaaaaatagcaataaaagaatgatgattaaaattgaattaaaaaataaattagatgacaAGTACACAATtttgattgaaagatgaaattaaaaagaagaaccaATATaacaaaaagaccaaaaaaaatcaaaagaataaagttcaaattgaaaaaaaataacatattataaattgggattgaaagatgaaattaaaaataaatcaaaattttataaaagaacttagaaaaaaaagaatcgaagttaaaatcttaataaataaaaggataactctgaaattttaaatatcCAGTGTAAATTTTAAGTGGaggtgagagaaaaaaaatatcgtcGATGATAAACTGCCTCACCATATCCAAACaacttattaattatattttatatttattaatataacacTAAATTACCCGGTGATCAACTTAATTATAACTATAAAATAGgtgaatattagaaaaatatattttaatcattttattgtcCTATATAAAAGTATGAAAacatcaatataataataataataataaataatgaacaTTATTAAAAACCGCAAAACTTATAATAGCCGGCCAATTGATGGAAAAGGTGAAACCATTATCACAGTTTTCTAGTGATGTGAGCATGCTTTCAACTCACCAAATTTCATGTTTGTTTATTCCTGTATTCTGGCAGACAAAAATAATCACCATGGGAGACTAATTGCACACCAGAAAATCTAATAAACTCCCTGTGAAGCTAGAACGaggatataattttatttaaatgaccTCTAGAACTTGCAAATAGTCAAGATAGAGTCATTGTTTATTAATTGATCACCATATACATTCATAATGACAGAGATGATTACAAAcgtggattaaaaaaaaaaaaaaaactaccaaagCTAGCtaactaattaaaatacatcTACCTACCAACTACAAACCTTTAACCTAGGCAATTATAACAAACATATATTACTTCAACAATGTCTTATTCCGAAGGGACCTTTTCCCCTCATGTTTTCTGGTCCTCACTGAACATCCTAGTTTCTGCAGAAGCAAAATCCCATATTAGTAGCCATAGTAGTACTGAAACTGAGGTTGGGCAAAACCTCCCGGTGATCCTCTAATTGCCCCGTCGTCCTCCTCCCCGTGCAATCCATCAAGCTAcaagatttaaaacaaaaacaacattgcACACTTTCAGTTTACAAGCTGCATTTCATCAATCTAAATAAGATGATAAAACCTTACAGTAAACAGACATCAAATAAAACCAATACCCATAGCTCTTCCTCGTCTTCGCCCCTCGTAGAACATGCAACCTTGGGGGTCTCACCAGCTTCTTCGTTTCGTGCGAATCTGCCACGTATACGTGGCCTGTTGTCCGCTAGTGTTTTGCGGCATGCATACTTGTATCaacacaacaataataattaatcaacCTATATTAAtggatgattatatatatatatatatatatatatatatatatatatatataatcttttgtATATTAGCCATTTCTAAAACATTCTTAGctgatataatattaattatatatttcattcaacaacaaaaaaaaatgtatgtttTTTGTGCTTTTGACCATGGCTTGACTCATTTATATCCTCTTTGTCACAGTTAGATGAACTAACTTTTTAGCTAATAAGACTTGTAATCTCGTTTCTGATGGGATTTTAGGCTGGCCATTTATATTCAAAGTCTCAGACTagtctatttataaaaaataaattatttctcatAATCTTATTAAATCCAAACCCTAAATAATTATAGCGTTAATTATTAGCAATGATCTAACACCACTGTCTTAAATATGCGTACAGCATTTGTTTAGTCACTTAACTAAAGCAGGTCTTACCTTAATGGTCTTGCTGAAGTTTCTCTGGTTACGTTTGGCTCTATACTTGGAGATTCTCTCCTTCCTTTCTTCAGCACTGTAACGTCCaactttgaagtttgaatcttCAATAAACGAGCTCTCTGTAGCTAAAGGACTTGAAATGGACCTCTGTGTTGTATGTGGTGTTTTGTTAATActctaaaacaaataaagacaAAACAATATTCCATTAGCCATTGATGACAGAGAAAACAGAGCAAGATCAGGGGACTAGACTCTAGAGTAGATTAGTGAGTGGTTTTACTTGTAAATCACCAGCGCTGCAAACCCTCCTCAATTGACCAGCAAGAAAGTTGTTTTCAGGTAAGCTTAAGGCTTGGCCTTGATAATTTGGAGATTCCAAGAGAGTATCAAAACGAGGTTGAAAAAGAAAGCCAGGGTTGCCTTCAAAAGAATTGCTACTATAGCTTCTTTGCATCATCTTTGCCACATTTTCTACACCACTATAACTATGAGGCATAAAAGATTGTTGATTGTAAGAGGGATCAAAACCCACTTGAAATTCCTCAGTTTTCACCCCCAAAGCATCCAAGCCAGGGAAATTACCATACCCATCAGCCAGATTTTCACTATTGGCTAAAGCCTGCAAATGGTTTGTGTAAAGTGACAAGTTCTCTAGTCCGTGACTTGGAGGTGAAGATGAGAGAATACTTGGGCTAAAACTGTCTACAAATTTAGAATTTTCAACTGGGCATTGaatgttttggttgtttgagAATTCTTGAAGAATATCAATGGAAGAGTCGCGAAAAGGGGAGAAAGGGTCAGAGAAGAAAAGATCACCTTCTGGAGAGACTATTTCTGGATTTGAAAGTTGGTAGAAAGAGGCCTCAAGAACGTAAAGATCAGAAGACATTTCGTTAAGCCCAATTCTTCGAGAGAATTGAActctaaaaatacaagaaaactaGGACAGAAACCTGAGAgaagtttttgttcttgtttctttgcttattatttttgtgtatGAGAATGGAACTGCCACACAGCAGCACAGGTGACACTTGGGCTCTGACTAATTTAATCAAGGCATGTCATTGCTTTAGCAACAAGACATAATACATGCCAAGTTTCCTGCTCTCTCTCAGAGTTGAAACAAACACGAAGATCAGTCCACTTCCCCTATGTGATTTATAAAGCAATCTAATTTGCCCATATACCCTTATACTTTATCATAACTGAAACAACACCCTACTAACTGTGTGTGTATATACTTTGACTTTCCCTCCtgtctaaatatatttatttggtgTCCTTCACACGTTACAAAGTACagcaaaatcttttatttttctaatatgaaataaagttttttttggtttatttaccTAATATACAAACTATTTTATAACATTCCCCCACTTAACAAGTAATATTAGATTGTAATATCTTTCAAGCTAAACCTCTTCTTAGtataaacatttaaaattctaaaaaagtcATGTTggcaaaataatttaaatcagaATTTCATTCAATAGAATTGAAAATACTACACATAAGAtctaattaattctaaaaaaaattcactattATTTTAGCACTAATATAGCTTTATGCTACTTCTGAATTTATAAACATTTAcaatgttttcaaaatttttgttGAAACAATACCACTTTCTATGTTTAGGAAGAtctatttaaattcttttatttttaaaacttgaattaaaacctgtattatttgttgattctattttaattttagaattattgatttgttcactaattaaattagaattaatttgaaatttattttcaataaactcaacaTTTGTATATTCCATAATTATATTAGAACttgaattcaatatttttatatgcttttaaaTCTTCAGCATAACCaacaaaatttttctttaaagctCCAGgtcttaattttatcattttagaaTTCAGAatgctataaaaaataagacagaCCCAAACTCTAAGATAATTTaagtttggttttcttttcttttataattcatatggagaaacttttaattttgtaaaagtaATTCTATTATTTATATGACAAGCAACTTGAATTAAAACCTGTATTACTTGTTGACTCTATTTTAATTTCAGAATTATTGATTTGTTCACTAATTGAATTAGaatcaatttgaaatttattttcaataaactcaacaCTTGTATATTACACAATTATATTAGAACttgaattcaatatttttatatgcttttaaaTCTTCAGCATAACCAACAAAAATTTTCCTTTAAAGCTCCAGgtcttaattttatcattttaaaattcagaacgctataaaaagcaagaaaagCCCAAACTCTAAGATAATTTaagtttggttttcttttcttttataattcatatggagaaacttttaattttgtaaaagtaattatattatttatatgacAAGCAGTGAGTAAAGCTTTCCCCCACAAACTAGTAGGCAACTTAGCATTCACTAACATAGAGTTAAGCATATTAACAAgtgttatattctttttttctaccAAACTATTTTATTGAAGTGTATATGGAGCACTAGTTCGATGTatgatttcattttcttcataaaatgaagaaaatcctATGAAAAAACACTCACCACCTTTATCACTCCttggaattttaatttttttccccatttggttttcaaattctaatttataattcttgaaCATTTAAAAAGCTTAATCtttatgtttcattaaataaacataattatacTTTGAATAGTCATCaataaaagttataaaatatctatttccTCTTCTGGTTAAGATGTCATTCAATTTCATATATCAAAATGCACAAGTTctaataaatttgtattttttaaaactttaagaaAAGCCTTTCTAGTCATCTTTGCTTAAATACATATTTCACAtgctattttatctttaattttttaaagaaattaaattatacttaGCAATATATCTTAATGATCTAAAACTAATATGTGTCAAACGATCATGccataaagataaagataactCAGTCATATAAATAGAAACACtaactttattattaataataagttTGAACATTCCATTATATAAGTAGCATTTCCTTACAAATAGtctatttttatacaaaataatctTATCAAACTTTAAAACAATCTTAAAACCCTTATTACAAAGCAAATTTgtaaatacaagattttttccTTACAT from the Populus nigra chromosome 1, ddPopNigr1.1, whole genome shotgun sequence genome contains:
- the LOC133689840 gene encoding zinc finger protein CONSTANS-LIKE 12-like, with the translated sequence MSSDLYVLEASFYQLSNPEIVSPEGDLFFSDPFSPFRDSSIDILQEFSNNQNIQCPVENSKFVDSFSPSILSSSPPSHGLENLSLYTNHLQALANSENLADGYGNFPGLDALGVKTEEFQVGFDPSYNQQSFMPHSYSGVENVAKMMQRSYSSNSFEGNPGFLFQPRFDTLLESPNYQGQALSLPENNFLAGQLRRVCSAGDLQSINKTPHTTQRSISSPLATESSFIEDSNFKVGRYSAEERKERISKYRAKRNQRNFSKTIKYACRKTLADNRPRIRGRFARNEEAGETPKVACSTRGEDEEELWLDGLHGEEDDGAIRGSPGGFAQPQFQYYYGY